The following coding sequences lie in one Anomalospiza imberbis isolate Cuckoo-Finch-1a 21T00152 chromosome 17, ASM3175350v1, whole genome shotgun sequence genomic window:
- the AAR2 gene encoding protein AAR2 homolog, translating into MAALRAEPELARQLFFEGAAVVVLDVPEGTEFGIDYSAWAVGPRFRGVKMVPPGLHFVHCSAAGAGGRDAGPRSGRFLSLRRREVRVLRWDPAGEAVRPEPPEQGEALRDSLRELDPFLGPYPYETLKKWVSLSSFISEAAVEELQPESGQICAFAEVLPEAAGRHTRDRAGQRRPPLGAECRSYAEGLARLPRMRPRPGTQIRFSELPRQAFPDGATPEEITRHCMDLSYALQRVMEQRYPGRPLGLLAELQFAFICFLIGNVYDAFEHWKRLLNILCRSEEAIGKYQDLYINLISVLYHQLNEIPADFFVDIVSQDNFLTSTLQVLFSCTCSSAVDEALRKKAEKFKAHLTKKFRWDFEAEPDDCAPVVVELPEGVQVD; encoded by the exons ATGGCGGCCCTGCGGGCGGAGCCCGAGCTGGCCCGGCAGCTCTTCTTCGAGGGCGCGGCCGTGGTGGTGCTGGACGTGCCCGAGGGCACCGAGTTCGGCATCGACTACAGCGCGTGGGCCGTGGGGCCGCGGTTCCGCGGCGTGAAGATGGTGCCGCCGGGGCTGCACTTCGTGCACTGCAGCGCGGCCGGCGCCGGCGGGCGGGACGCGgggccgcgctccggccgctTCCTCAGCCTGCGGCGCCGCGAGGTGCGGGTGCTGCGCTGGGACCCCGCGGGCGAGGCCGTGCGGCCCGAGCCGCCCGAGCAGGGCGAGGCGCTGCGGGACAGCCTGCGGGAGCTGGACCCCTTCCTGGGGCCCTACCCCTACGAGACGCTGAAGAAGTGGGTGTCGCTGAGCAGCTTCATCAGCGAGGCGGCGGTCGAGGAGCTGCAGCCCGAGAGCGGCCAGATCTGCGCCTTCGCCGAGGTGCTGCCCGAGGCGGCGGGGCGGCACACGCGGGACCgcgccgggcagcgccggccgCCGCTGGGCGCCGAGTGCCGCAGCTACGCCGAGGGCCTGGCCCGGCTGCCCCGCATGCGGCCGCGGCCCGGCACCCAGATCCGCTTCTCCGAGCTGCCCCGGCAGGCCTTCCCCGACGGAGCCACCCCCGAGGAGATCACCCGGCACTGCATGGACCTGAGCTACGCTCTGCAGCGGGTGATGGAGCAGCGCTACCCCGGCCGGCCGCTGGGCCTGCTCG CTGAGTTGCAGTTTGCCTTCATCTGCTTCCTGATTGGGAACGTGTATGATGCCTTTGAGCACTGGAAAAGGCTCCTGAACATCCTGTGCCGCTCAGAGGAGGCCATAGGGAAGTACCAAGACCTTTACATCAACCTCATTTCCGTGCTCTATCACCAGCTCAACGAGATCCCAGCAGATTTTTTTGTGGACATTGTCTCCCAGGACAACTTTTTAACCAGCACCTTACAG GTGCTGTTCTCCTGCAcgtgcagctctgctgtggatGAGGCTCTGAGGAAAAAAGCTGAGAAGTTCAAGGCTCACCTGACAAAGAAATTCAGATGGGACTTTGAGGCAGAGCCTGATGACTGTGCCCCTGTGGTGGTCGAGCTGCCTGAGGGTGTGCAGGTGGACTGA